One Dasypus novemcinctus isolate mDasNov1 chromosome 27, mDasNov1.1.hap2, whole genome shotgun sequence genomic window, caacaaggcaatgctttctccccaggtACATTCTATGGCATTCTGTAGCTGGTGGCTAGtgatccttggtgttccttgttTTTTCCATATCCACGGTGATGTTCTATCCTTTCTCCTCTGCTCTACCTTTCATGGCTTACTCTCTGTGTCTAATTTTCTTTGCTTCTATGGACTTCAGCCACATTGGATTAAGGCttaccctgattcaatttggatACATCTTAACTAATATTGTCAAAAGGacctatttacaaatgtgttcacacTCACTGGTCCATGGGTTAATATCAGAGCATGTCTCTTGTGGGGGACACGAATCCATGTCCAACACTGAGTGATCCTTTTAAAGATAAAAGTAAGAACTTAACTTTCTCCCTTCTTCTAACTTTCCAACAGTGTTCCTTCATAGCTAGAATAAGATTCAAAGTTTTTATCAAGGCCAGTATCTGACACCTAGTTCAAATGACAACTTCCATTCCATTCTCTTCCTTGCTCTCTGTTCCATCCATACAGGTCTTCTTGCTGTTTCTCAGACAGGACAATCATAGTCTGTCTTAGTGCCTTTGTATCTGATATTCTCTTTTCCCAGAACAATCTTTTGGCTGACCCAGTTACTTTATTTAGGTCTCAGCTCAGCTGTCACTTCTTTAGAGAAATTATCAACTTCTGCTCTCACACAgctctatttttttcatagttttcttCCTATTTGACTCAAAATTCTACATCTATTTGTTTGTGGGCATATGATCTTCCTCATTAGAATATAGGTTTTATGAGAAGAAGAATTTGTTTCATTCTATATTGTTTCACTGGAACAAAGAAGATTCTCAAGCTAATGAGACTAGctagtgaatgaataaacaaatgaaactaTGGAAAAACCATAGATGATAGGAATTATTATCTGTTTTATATATGTGGAAAATGGAGAAGTAACCTATGAAGGGTCACACAGTCAGAAGGTGGCTGTGCCTGAAAATGAACACTGTTGCAGTTGACGTCAAATCCTCAGCTCTTTACCATCCACGACAATTAAAGCGCaactataaaataagaaattatatgCTATATGCTCTAAAAGAGCTACAAGATATTTTTGGCGGGCGGGAAGGAGTCAAAGCAAAAGAAATtacatggaaaagaaagaaatttcctgGAGGATGAGAGTCATAAATTGCTTTGAAAAAAGGTGGGTTTTTACCTGGTGGTAGAATGGCATATAGGTATAGAAATATGAGTAAATTACAGAGAATGTGGTAGAGGCTTTGAAAAACTGGTAAGTCTGGTTTGACCAGAAAGAGGAATATTTTGGAAATGGTAGGAAGTAAGGATGTTCACATAATATCCAAGGGACCTAGGTAGAATATATTTCATAGTTCCTCTACTCACTTCCCATAATGTTTCACTGGCCTCCAACTAATCTTGGTATCCTCAGTTTTGTTTAATTCCAGCCATTGCAACTGGAGgtatattttcataataatttcCTTACCACTTAAAGAGACAATGtttttatttcacataatattCCCAAATTGAAGAGCTAAAAAGAAGAGCTTGCACACTCAATTgttttgttgttactgttgttgTAGCTAGCAAGTTTATAATTTAGGAATTGGGTTTGGGAGTCACTTTTATACATGTTAACTTGTGCGCATGCAcaatttcctttctatttttctgtgtttaCTTTATTAAAGAGGCAATAAGATCTCACTAAAACATGAggataaaatgttttcaatgcttatcaaaattcaaaatatacTGCTTTAATTCTCTCTTCAtaagaataggaagaaaatattacaGGATACGATTTAACAACAATAATAAGAGCAAGATCACTTAAACTGCACAGAAGATAGTAGAATGtgctcagaaaaataaaagagtaggTTTAAGGGTAACAAAGTTTTATTAATAGACAAGGATAAAAGGACTggctttaaagatttatttatttatttatttctctccccttcctcccccaccccagatgtttgttctctgtgtctatttgctgtgtgttcttctttgtctgcttctgttgttgtcagcggtacgtgaatctgtgtttcttcttgttgtgtcagctctccgtgtgtgtggcaccattcctgggcaggctgcactttctttcacgctgggcggctctccttacggggcgcactccttgcgtgtggggctcccctacgtgggggacacccctgagtggcatggcactccttgtgtgcatcagcactgcgcatgggccagctccacacgggtcaagtaggcctggagtttgaactgtggacttcccatgtggtaggcggacgccctaaccactgggccaagttctcCAATACTGGTTTTAATATTTAGTGATTGTGTGACTTTGGAGTACATACATAactcatttgcaaaatgagagCAATATGCCTTCAAGCTTCGTAACAGAGAGCATTTACTTaatcctccctctctctctgcttaTCCCTCTCTCTCTGTCAGTGTGCAAAATGGAGACAATAACAGTACCTATTTCATGGGGCTATTATTAACATTAATTGATGGCATTTATATAATGTCCTTTcattgtgcctggcacataacagaTGCTCAGTAAACAGAGGCAGCACCTTCTGCTGTTATCCTCCTTTTCATCTTTCAAACATGACAAAAGCTTACATTTCTAGCATTGCCCTCTTAATATTGCATTTAACATAGTTTCAGTCCTCTCATATCTGTATGATAACTTGGGTATAGGCGAGAAAAGGCAAATTTAAAACCAGTAACTCAGAGGGGATGTGGAAACCTTGAAGGAAACCAAAGCTCTCTGTGACTTGGAGTGAGGGACTAAGTGAGCAAATCAAAGATGCCAAGTCTATACAGGAAATTCAAGGGGCATCATTAAAAGAGGGGTCAATTTCCAAGACAGCAGAAGAGAAAACATGTTGCATATAGAAAACCAACAAAATGGTGCAACAGTTCTGTACAGAGTTTGTCTAAAGAATAACTaaaggattatttttttcttttatggcagaACCTAAAGCTCAacttacaaagacaaaatggTTATCACTTTTGAATGTCATGTGGTGAAGTAAAAACTGAAGCCAAATGAAGCATTACTATCTGGATATTGGCTTTAATTAAAAGTAGACTTTATTATCTTGGTTTCAGACTCCTGAAATTGTTCTTCAGTTGAAAATTATGCCATTCATCTAAACTTGGATCACTAATTGCTATCACATGGCATTGTTTGTCTAATGAGACTCACTTCTCTGAACCATTCAACCTATCACAAAGGGGAGAAGAATGGATATCAGAAATCATTCTTCAGTAACTGTGTTTATACTTGAGGGGTTAACAGACCAGCCAGAGCTCCAGCTCCCCCTCTTCTTCTTGTTCCTATTGATCTACATGGTCTCTACGGTGGGAAACTTGGGCTTGGTCTTTTTAATCAAGACCAGTTCTCAGCTTCATACCCCCATGTATTATTTCCTCAGTAACTTGTCTTTCATAGATCTATGTTACACCTCTGTCATAATCCCTAAAATGTTAGTAAACTTCATGTCAAAGAATAATTTCACCTTTTTTCCTGAGTGCATGACCCAGCtctttttcttctgcttctttggTATTGATGACTCTTACATGCTCACAGCTATGGCATATGATCGTTATGTTGCCATCTGTAACCCCTTACTCTACAATGTCAAAATGTCCCATAGATTCTGTTTTATGTTGGTCTCCAATGTATACATAGTAGGGGCTATTGGGGGTTTGGTTCATACCTGCTACATATCTAGTCGCTCCTTCTGTGGAACTAATATCATACACCATTACTTCTGTGATATTCTTCCACTTCTAAGTATCTCCTGCTCAAGAGATTACACCAAGGAGCTCTTAGTGATGATATTGGTTGGATTAAATGTATTTGCATGTGCTTTAGCCATATTCTTCTCTTATGCCTTCATACTTTCCAGCATCCTATGCATCCGCTCAGCTGAAGGCAGGTCCAAAGCTTTCAGTACCTGTAGCTCCCATCTAGCAGCTGTGGGGATATTTTATGGCTCCATcatctttatgtattttaaacCATTGTCTACCAGTGGTTCAACCCAGGAGAAGGTGGCCTCTGTGTTTTATACCACAGTGATTCCCATGCTTAACCCCCTCATCTACAGTCTTAGGAACAAAGATGTCAAAGAAGCCCTTAAAAAGGCCCTAAAGGTTGGGATACTCTCCAGGTCTGTGTAGAAAACAGCATTGTTATATAAAGTCCAGCAGCTGAcccttcaatatcatttaggacaactcaaagtcccaaaactgccccacatcacatcttttcttccctctccctgccctcagcaactactgtggtcactttctccacctcaatgctacaagttctttattactagtcacaatagttttatagtagaatatcaataaatccactctaatccatattttattcctccattcagtggaccctgggatggtgatgtccactccatctctagatcaagagggggtttagattccacatggacgatggatgcaattcctctgcttgcagttgttggcactcttgattccctgccataacctactgaatgtactgggggagagtgtaaactacagggtaaaccatTAGCTatgtggtgcagaagtgctccaaaatgtgttcaccgagtgcgatgagtatgccacaatgatggaggagattgttggtgtgggaggagaggggtgagtgggtggggggtatatgggaacctcatatttttcaatttaacctttttttgtgatgtatatatcttaaaaaaatacaatttacaaaaatgatggggtggggggtagggagtggggtatatgggaacctcttatgctttttatgttttagaatgtaacattctttgtgatctattaactttaattaaaaagtgttaaaaaataaaaattaaaaaattaaaaaagagagatcagAAAATACCTGAATTAAATGGGAAAAATGCTCCTAACTGggctaataatggaggagaaaatgtaCAAAAGGATATTATTAAGATACAGGAAAAATTGTAAGAAAgcttgcaaattaaaaaaaaagaaaataacattgtTAAACAAAGCTttcataatgtttttttaatctatgcTTGGTTGTGTGACTAATTTCAAGTCAGGGAGCAAATTAAGATAAACAGAAATGTCTGTGTGATTTATTTTTGATgaccttcatttcctcttttagaGTCCTACCCCAACATTCAATGTCTTGCTCTCTTCCTTGGCCTCTAGCTACTAAAGAAGCAGTCTACCCTAGTTGGgctattctcttctcatctacTCTTCTAAGcttgtataaataaatataaatatttacacacacacatatttttactACAAAGTCCTTGTTTTGTATAATtgctcttggaaaaaaaaaaaccttccgaCCAAAtctattttaaacttttaatgtgTAATTACTGCTGAATGTGCAAATCCTTTCAGAAATATCTGCATTTTAAAACACAACAAAGTTCTGGAATGGACATTTCTTAGTAGAATCTTAAAGGAATCTAATTTCTAGTAGAGTATCTTCATGTAACTTTCAGCCACTGTTCAATTTTTGAAGATGACATTTGTCTTGCAGAGTTCTAAAATGGGGTGGAGATTGGTCTGGAGGAGTGGtaagaagagataaaattattttaatgctcATCATAATTTTCATTTAACCTCCTTCCAACTTGTTGCATACCCTGACACTTCTAAGTTGGATGTCCAGATTATTTTCTCTAGGACagaggttcttaactttttttgttccacagacctctgTGTCAGTCACGTGAAAGCCACAGACCCATTCTCAGAATACAGCAGCAGAttgttttatgacactcaataaGAGATGGGTCTAACAACCACTGTAATTTCAACATATGGATGAGAGTAAGTGGTTTCTccagatatgcaacaactgtactGTGATGTGAAATGAACATTACTGTGAGTTATTGtgtacattcataagtgaaggaaatgctagatttctgttagaggtcagaaaaaatgaagataataagttggctttttttttcaacTGAAACTCATGCATCCCCTGAAATCTTTAcatggaccccttgggggtccatgcacccctggttaagaacccctgctctaggatgACTTCTTTAATTGTTTGCTGTCATTATTCAGAATACTCTCTAATCCTCATTGCATCATTATAATTCACTCATTATAATTCAGTAAATCagtcaaaaaatatttactgggtaactatgtgccagatactgtaGATAGAGTAATGAACAGAAATAGACAAAACCCCCACTCTTGTGAGAAGCAaataatgaacaaatgaaaaggaaacaCATAATATAGTCAGTGTGAGAAGATGCTATAGGCTAAGTAAAGCAAAGCAGAAGTTGGGCTGTTAAAGTGGGAGAAAGTTTGCTCATTTAAATATAGATATGAAGGGTTAAAAAGGTAATATTTGAGTAGAAATGTGAAGAAGATGAGGAATCAAGCTATTTGATTGTCTGAGAGAGAAGCATTTCAGGCACAAAGAACAGCAAATCTATTTTCTGAAACAGGACTATGTTTAGTCACAGTCATAAAATAGTAAGTTGGCAAGTGTGCTTTGAGAAGGGTAGACAAGGGATAGAAAAATGTGAACTGAAATCAGAAAGATAGAGGTCAGAGGTGGCATAGGACCTGTAGGGTCATATGGGAAAGTTTCAGAGCTTTGATTATCACTGTAAGTGAAATGGAAAGCCACAGGAGGGTTTGAACAGAAGAGTGACTCTTGCTCTGTCCACTGAAAGAACCTAGGAGCAATGGAattcaagttaaaaaaacaaaaacaaaaacaccaacagTACCTATCATCCAATGTTATTTGGATTCTAAACACCATTTCCCACTAATAGAAACCAGGGCTTCCTGGAGAAATGGCAGATTCCATGATGGGCATTTAAATTCAAGATACGTttggaacatttttatttttccatagagTAAGTCAATACTCAGTACTTATGGAATTGTGTTAAAGAACAATGATCCAGCTTGAAGGGGTTCCTGTTGGCCAAATTTAAGTGTCAAAATGAATGTCAGGAATAGCTTACAAGAATTCATAAATCCATACTgacagtaaaatactggaaatatAAAATCAAAAGTATTAGAGAAGGGAACACTTTCTTTGCAGAAGAAAGTCAACTAATAAATGATAACATTAGAAAATCACTATACTAATAATTGATTTAGGTGATGATCACCACTGGAAGTTAAAATCAGAGGGTATAAAATTATCAGACAACAAGGACaacacaggcccagagtctcaaTGTATCAAGTCGCAGAACAATTAATaacaaggggaaggggaaacCTTTGCAGTGATGAGctttttggaaaacattttcttttgagCTACtgggaccaggaattgaaccaggacctcatatgtgggaagctggtgctcaacctctgagccacactggctcccctcaTCAGAAAACATTTTAACTAAATAATTAAATTACCCACCAAAAATGGGGCAATTACCATCATGTGCCTCCTTATGTGATTTTCTCAGAAGGATCCACCATCACTTATGTAGTTATATGGGCACAGGGGGTCAGAGTTTAAATGAATCTAATcataagaaaacaataaaaacaaatctaAACTTAAATGTGATCTGTGAAATAAATAGCCATATTTCTTTAAGAATGACAATATCATGAAAAAGTTAGGATTGATTCTAGATTAATATAGACCAAAGGGATGTGATAACTAAATGTTATGCTTGATAAAATCCtggctaaaaataaaatacctataaTATGTTGTTATGACAATTGAGGAAATATGAACTGCTGGCTACATATTAAATCATAGAACTTTTATTTCAACATTAAATTTCCTGAGTATGATAGTTGTATTATGGTTAAAAtggataattttcatttcttaggGAATATAAACTGAACCATTTAAAAAGGAAGTAAGTGCCATTATGTCTGTTACCATCTCTCAAATCATACagcatatatatatgttaattggtgtgtgtgagtgtgtatgtgcatgtatgtgtgcatgagtgtgtgtggagttatgtgaagaaatagaaatctATAGCAAATGTGGTGAAATGTAAATAAGTTGTTAACTCAAATGAAGACCTGAGTGATCATTGTTATAGTCTTAcaaattttatattaaagttaTATTGTTCAGGATGTGGCAAGAAGCAGGAAAATCAGTCAGGAGGTCTTTATTTTAATCCAAGTGGGATAAGAGTGACTTGGACCAGGGTGGAAACAGTGGAATCAATGAGTAGAGGTGAGATTCTATATTTTGAAGATCAAGTCAATATTTATTGATAGTTTGGATGTGGGTTGTTAGAGAAAGAGCATAATAAAAGATGACTGATGATTTTTGACTTTGGCAACTGGAAAGATAGGATTGCAATTTCCAAAGATATGGAAAATTGTGGGAGGAGGTGGTTTGGCTGTGTGTATGTTCCTCCTTTGCATGATGACCATGGCTCCCTTACTAAAGCAAAAACTCTTTTGAGGCACAAAGAATttagtatattttatttgtataccaccacatattatttaaaaacacCTGTCCAAGAAATAGAACAAAAGATTCTAGATTTTAAGAAAAAGACCAAACAGtaagaaaagcaaagaaggtaaGAGGTAAATGACTGAGGATGGTCGAAATGACACAAATACATATACTTCTCAAGAACACCTTTTACTTAAATAGCTTTAGCATTCAACACAAAGTTCTTAGGCTGCAAGCAGATCTGGACCAAAACTAATTTAAAGACCTAAAAGATGGATCAACATTGAAAACAGGAGGAAGATATTAAATTAAAAGAATGTACTCTCTTTTGTGTGCTTGGGCACTTCACTCTGGAAGGATTCCGAAGAAAATTACTGTACTGGAATTTAAGATATATGGACACATCTGTTTCAAAATAGCTCTTTAATCTTGGGcagttttctttataatttttgggattcattttcctttatttctgcatgTTCTGCTCTGATTTCTGGATTTCTAGGAGCAAAAAATGTCAGGCCCTCTGAAATGAATTCACAGAAGGCTGAATTTCTCCTTCATGGTGTTTACTGCAATTGTACTTTAACACTATTCTGACAGTAGTTGGGTAATGCCTGCCCTCTCCTCTATGACAACAGCaaccatgtctgcttcctgtgCCCTTGTAATCCAATGCCTAGAGCAGTATATATGACACAATTATTCAAACAATAGTtattgaatgcataaataaatgaatttctaTGGATAAGAATTAtaagcagcagcaacaacaacaacaaaacagagacaACTGAGGGAATGTATCCAAACTCCCAGATACATATATGGCTCTCCTCTGAAAGTATCTCTGATATGTCTCTGGTTCTCACACCCTTCACATTTCTCCGAAGATTCCCACCTGGTTGCCTGCAAAGAATTGTCTTGGGAGGCCTAAAATTAAGAAGCAATATTAAAGTCTTGTCTTGACATCTTATAGCCTGACAGAATTTCCAGGGACTAACCATGAGTTCTTCTTCTCTCACCAGTCATGCTCCTCTAATCAGTGGAAAGTCTCCCTACCTGGCTAGTTCCCCTATCAGCCAGTCTAGTTGCATGCCACTCACTGCTCCACCTAATCTCTGCAGACACATGAAATTATTCAAACATGCCAATCACATCCTCCTTCAGGAAACAAGAAACACCCATCTGCTTGTCACTACAAAGCCTCTTCCCACAGTCCCTGTTGGTTCACTCTGATCCTGACTGCAACCCCCATGCTGTCCTTCATACGGGGTGGGATCCACTTCCCCCAGGCTGTGAGTATATGTGTCCAATGAACTGCTGTCAATCCCATCTGTCCAATGTTGGGTATCTTGTGTTTAAGGTAGAGAATTTAACATAGAGAATCCCCAATTCATCAAGGGCATTGTGGATTCCTAGTCACATTGCAAATAGAAGAATGTAAGAGAAGGACAAACGAGGTCACCCAACAATTCAATTTCAAACTTATGAGTACCTAATCTATTGAGCACATATTTTAGAGACATTATCTGTTTTCATCCTTACAAAATTCCCTAGAttatggttctcttttttttaattgaatgtaATGGGAAAATTGAGAATCAGAGAGGATAATTCAGTTGCCCAAAATTTCACAGCTAGTATAAAACAGAACAGGGATGGATTCAAACCTAGTCCCTTGGACTCTAGAGCCCAATCTTTTTACCAGCATATTGATTAATACTTGGTTATTTATGTATTAGTAAGGTGTGTAGggaacttttataaaatttttaatttttctccctcaGACTTACTGGGGAAACtggagataatttttttttattttgtacctACGTTATGCCCAAATACATTAGAATTCCTTACCTAGGTTTTTATAATAAGCCTGGTATTATTACTGCACAGAACACTCTAGAAAACTAATAAAGATCTCTAATGGTAGTGAAGGGTATCTAATCCAACTTATCATTTCTTAATGTCAAAACCAGAGGTTCAGAAAGGCTAACATTTTCCCCAAGATAGTAAAACCAGCATGTATTTATACTTGGCAGATAATAAAACCAACCACTCAAACTAAGATTTTCTGTGGTCAAATTCAGTAATCCTTTCACTACTCCATACTTCCTATGCAAATTAGAACTCATTATCACCATCTTCCTATTGATGTGTCTAGATGTCAAATCTTTTCAAATAAGGTTCATCGTCAGAGTTCCATTTCAGCTTAGACACAACTTAATTTGGTACTACCAGTCTTTCTGTTCTcacttgaaaatgttattttcccAATTCACAATGGTATAACCCCCAAGCCTACTTTCTGCTTTAAATGTGCTCTTTCTCTGTGAAAGTTGTCAATCTTCAATAATGATATCAAATTCATTACATTATTGgattaattctttcttttcactCACTTATGACAGCTTCTCAATGTTATTTCCACATCTCAACTCTTTACTTAAGACTAATTCAGTCACATTCAATTCCACTCTGCTCTGTCAAGGTCTATTTTTTCAGGTCACTGATAAACAAAGCTTTCCTTCCTTGGATGTACTGGTTTTAGGAGAATGTATACTTTCCCACCTTTAAATGTTGCTTCTTTGCTTAGATTATTCTGACCTAACACTAGCAGATTTAACAAAGCAACTGATGTAAGTCATGTCCTCATAATCTCAAAATATTGTATCTGCACTTACCCAAAACCCTAAGGATTTCCAGAGTATGTAAGACCAATTTGAGTCCATATGGTGCCTTTGTGAGAATTAGTAAAACAGGAATAGTGGCAGAGTGCTAGGTATAAGGAGgtcaaaatattttatgaaggACAGAATCTGCATagcacacacaaatgcacaaacataagtatagacacacacacagaatttCCACCATGTGCTGAGATAGAAATTTCTACCCCAAACCCATTCTTCACCAGGAAGGAAGTGGCTGGCTCTAAACCACAGAAATGACAATAGGGGTGACATTATGTTGAAACATGGTGCTCACATTATAAATCCTTCACCTATCAACTTTTGGAAAGTCTTGTACCTATTAACTTCTGGGTATTTATAATTCTGAACACAATAAGATTTAAATACTCACTCAGAATATTCAGAACACAGATTTCTGGAGGTGGTAGGAACACCCTTATTAATTGGACATGTTCTCCAAAagcttctttgattttctttcaaaagtcaTTAAGAAGGGGAGCAAacgtggctcaaatggttgagctcaggtttggttcctggtacttcctaaaatcaaaacaaaacaagtcaATGTGTCTCACTgattgagcactagcttcccatatacaaggtcccaggcccCTGTaccactgaaaaaacaaaaaaacaaaaacaaaagccctAATATTTAgtgatattgagtatcttttcttgtgctttttagccatttgtatttcttcttttgaaaaatatctgtttaaatctcttgcccatttttaaatgggttgtttgtctttttattttcaagttaacaggatttcattatatattctggatgttagtctcctatcagatacatggttaccaaatattttctcccattgggtaggctgtcttttcacttccttgacaaactcctttgagatgcaataggttttaattttaaggcggtccaatttatctattttttctttcactgcgtgggctttgggtatgaagttcatgaagtaaTTTTCTATCACAAGGTCCTCTAGATACTTCATTATactgtcttccaaggtctttatggtctttgctcttatattt contains:
- the LOC101423236 gene encoding olfactory receptor 8D1-like; this encodes MDIRNHSSVTVFILEGLTDQPELQLPLFFLFLLIYMVSTVGNLGLVFLIKTSSQLHTPMYYFLSNLSFIDLCYTSVIIPKMLVNFMSKNNFTFFPECMTQLFFFCFFGIDDSYMLTAMAYDRYVAICNPLLYNVKMSHRFCFMLVSNVYIVGAIGGLVHTCYISSRSFCGTNIIHHYFCDILPLLSISCSRDYTKELLVMILVGLNVFACALAIFFSYAFILSSILCIRSAEGRSKAFSTCSSHLAAVGIFYGSIIFMYFKPLSTSGSTQEKVASVFYTTVIPMLNPLIYSLRNKDVKEALKKALKVGILSRSV